GGCGTCACGACCCGACTGTGACCGATGACCACCGCGGTCAGCCCGCCGGCGACGCCGGGCCCGCCTCCCGGGCGGGCCTCAGCTCTAGGGGCCCGCCTCCCGGGCGAGCCTCAGCCCTAGGGGCCCGCCTCCCGGGCGAGCCTCAGCTCTAGGGGCCCGCCTCCCGGGCGAGCCTCAGCTCTCGGGGCCCGCCTCCCGGGCGGGCCTCAGGCCTTCTCGACGAAGATGCACTCGCCGGGGCACTCCTCGGCCGCCTCGACGACGGCATCCTCGAGGTCGGTCGGCACAGCGGCCATGCCCTCGGCGCCACCA
This genomic stretch from Acidimicrobiales bacterium harbors:
- a CDS encoding ferredoxin, whose product is MAAVPTDLEDAVVEAAEECPGECIFVEKA